The Mycolicibacterium cosmeticum DNA window CTTCCCCGACAGAGTCATTCACACTCCCGCACCACCAGCCCAAGCGGTCACCACCACCAGCGACCGCCATTTGGCGATGCCCCGGCGCCGACGCACACGCACCGAAACCCGCACCGCCCGCATCACCGCCATGCGCCGACTCAACCAGGACACCTATGCCGAACCCCCGCCCTTCTGAGGTGATGTGCGCTCCCGAGTCGGGTCCACCGGCCGGCCGGTCCATCTGGGCGGCCGCTGATCCAGGTGCGCACGCACCCCTTCGCGGGCGTCGTCGTGGCCCATCAGGTGCAGGTGGATATCGGTCTCGCGGGCACCGACCTGCTCTCGCGTCAGCCCGAACGAATCCCACAGCAGCCGCTTGCTGGCGGCCACCGACATCGGCGCGGTGTTGTCCGCGATATCGCGGGCGATCTCGAGTGCGGCGGGCAGCACCTGCGCCGAGTCCAACGCTTGGCTGCCCAGTCCCAGCTCGACCGCCCGCCGACCGTCGAAAGTCCGTCCCGTCAGCAGGATTTCGGCGGCCACGGACATCCCCACCAAGCGCGGTAACAGCCAGTGCGAGTATGCGTCCCCCACCACACCGCGGCGCACCTGCACCACGCCACAGCGCGCGTCCGCGGCGAAGATCCGGATATCGCACTGCAGG harbors:
- a CDS encoding enoyl-CoA hydratase/isomerase family protein — encoded protein: MVPPYRTLLLDVDGGVAVITLNRPERRNAIGDGMREELADAYRRCAADDDVRAVVLTGAPPAFCAGADLGAGERTFTEPGAGFSAAGIEVPAWTLDKPVIAAVNGHAIGLGLTLALQCDIRIFAADARCGVVQVRRGVVGDAYSHWLLPRLVGMSVAAEILLTGRTFDGRRAVELGLGSQALDSAQVLPAALEIARDIADNTAPMSVAASKRLLWDSFGLTREQVGARETDIHLHLMGHDDAREGVRAHLDQRPPRWTGRPVDPTRERTSPQKGGGSA